In the Chiloscyllium plagiosum isolate BGI_BamShark_2017 chromosome 15, ASM401019v2, whole genome shotgun sequence genome, one interval contains:
- the LOC122557475 gene encoding uncharacterized protein LOC122557475: MKDRLDELMRAAEAESANKVLGGIDNPLFEETRVSKFDPFFNDVSAISSNINKLEKLVYGIQRKQAKVLCGTESDSISKVKQSLKDAKCEFTREAKNVQSQLDAMKFELSQKVNNAQLSVEYRIRQCQFNTLAARYRDILSSHYTKEIEYVSKLKQQIIRQTQLAGLQLQDEDIDHLVEKPAAPQIVGRDLEVLKAKQHLALAHQRQKQLLLLESQIAELHELFLHFEIYLKY; the protein is encoded by the exons ATGAAGGACAGGTTGGATGAGCTAATGAGAGCTGCAGAGGCGGAGAGTGCGAACAAAGTGCTTGGTGGAATTGATAACCCACTGTTTGAAGAAACAAGGGTCAGCAAATTTGACCCATTTTTTAATGATGTTTCAGCCATTTCCTCAAACATTAACAAGCTGGAAAAGCTGGTTTACGGTATCCAGAGGAAACAAGCAAAGGTGCTTTGTGGGACTGAAAGTGACAGCATATCCAAGGTAAAGCAAAGCCTGAAAGATGCAAAGTGTGAGTTTACTCGTGAGGCCAAGAACGTGCAGTCACAGCTGGATGCGATGAAATTCGAGCTTTCTCAGAAAGTGAACAATGCCCAGCTGTCGGTGGAGTACAGAATCCGGCAGTGCCAGTTTAACACGCTGGCAGCCCGTTATCGGGACATCCTGTCTTCTCACTACACGAAAGAAATAGAGTACGTCAGTAAGTTGAAACAGCAAATCATTCGACAGACTCAGCTGGCGGGCTTGCAGCTCCAGGATGAGGATATTGACCATTTGGTGGAGAAACCTGCAGCCCCACAAATTGTGGGCCGGGACCTGGAGGTCCTCAAAGCCAAGCAGCATCTGGCTCTTGCCCACCAGCGCCAGAAACAACTGCTGCTGCTCGAATCTCAGATCGCTGAACTTCATGAGCTCTTCCTTCACTTTGAG ATATATTTGAAGTATTGA